One window from the genome of Populus alba chromosome 15, ASM523922v2, whole genome shotgun sequence encodes:
- the LOC118057199 gene encoding uncharacterized protein isoform X2 translates to MIKCCIGSLFIIKCCYCLNCEEVFLTKPRIPALLKISSDKNTVNHLKKDIKQLNLKLSQLQALLEEKEALICRLRSAGNTPSTLGTSVGQANSITSSSGMDEENFILSVSDKEIDVPGTLGLGERELNPERAVGEPAKNVSRPRNGSSYISDIDIESGKSDVSHMNCDNSYKDDGCQMQGEEEFPEVKVDFQETFLGHTSAISRCRFSASGNNIASASVDGTVRIWTYDSSTSASRNATIYCGAEIMSLDWECKSDRLLLIGTADGGIKAWNVDAKRVVCDLSTSEAFPSVLDLKCSPVEPIFVSAAASRRHGSNYIESLGFASLTVWNMKTWRAMSALPLGEDPPAITSLSFNHNGKILAAAATDGMIHIFDMAAGLQITGWPAHDTAISSILFGPDETSIFSLGSDGKIFEWSLQNQGHILWSRNDARFCDPGTSKHCRHEMALDANGRKLLVTSGSVRAPIYQVRGYTNGLKTLPHSAAITTVDWHPTLPIFLTGSADNSVRVTSIL, encoded by the exons ATGATCAAATGTTGCATTGGTTCTCTGTTCATAATAAAGTGTTGTTACTGTTTGAACTGTGAAGAAGTTTTCTTAACTAAGCCACGCATCCCTGCGCTGTTGAAGATAAGTTCAGATAAAAACACTGTCAACCAtctaaaaaaagatatcaagcAGCTTAATCTTAAACTATCTCAACTTCAGGCTTTATTGGAGGAGAAAGAGGCTTTGATATGCCGGTTAAGGAG TGCTGGTAATACTCCATCAACATTGGGAACAAGTGTGGGACAAGCTAACAGTATAACTTCATCTAGTGGCATGgatgaagaaaattttattttatctgtaAGTGACAAGGAAATTGACGTTCCTGGAACCCTGGGTCTAGGAGAAAGAGAGCTCAATCCAGAACGGGCTGTTGGGGAACCTGCCAAAAATGTGTCCAGGCCCCGGAATGGCTCAAGCTATATTTCTGATATTGACATTGAAAGTGGTAAAAGTGATGTCAGTCATATGAACTGTGATAACTCTTATAAAG ATGATGGTTGCCAGATGCAGGGTGAAGAAGAATTCCCAGAAGTGAAAGTGGACTTCCAG GAGACATTTTTAGGCCACACAAGTGCAATCAGTCGTTGCCGCTTTTCTGCCTCTGGCAACAATATAGCTAGTGCTTCTGTTGATGGCACAGTCAG GATATGGACATATGACTCATCAACTTCAGCATCAAGAAATGCAACCATATATTGCGGGGCGGAGATTATGTCTCTTGACTGGGAATGCAAATCTGACCGCTTG CTTCTCATAGGCACCGCTGATGGAGGAATCAAAGCATGGAATGTTGATGCAAAGAGAGTTGTCTGTGATCTGAGCACAAGTGAAGCATTTCCCAG TGTCCTGGATCTAAAGTGCAGCCCTGTAGAACCAATTTTTGTTTCTGCAGCAGCTTCTAGAAg GCATGGCTCAAACTATATTGAAAGTTTGGGATTTGCTTCATTAACTGTATGGAACATGAAGACATGGAGAGCAATG TCAGCTCTACCTCTTGGTGAAGATCCTCCAGCAATTACTTCCTTAAGCTTCAATCACAACGGAAAGATTTTAGCAGCTGCTGCAACTGATGGAATGATCCACATTTTTG ACATGGCTGCTGGTCTACAAATTACTGGGTGGCCTGCACATGATACTGCTATAAGCTCAATTCTTTTTGGACCTGATGAGACAAGTATTTTCAGCTTGGGTTCAGATGGGAag ATATTTGAATGGAGTTTGCAAAACCAAGGTCATATCCTTTGGTCGAGGAATGATGCCAG GTTCTGTGACCCAGGGACCTCAAAACATTGTAGACATGAAATGGCTTTGGATGCAAATGGAAGGAAACTATTGGTAACATCTGGTTCAGTAAGAGCACCCATATATCAG GTTCGAGGGTATACGAATGGTCTTAAAACTCTTCCACACAGTGCAGCTATAACAACAGTGGATTGGCACCCGACTTTACCCATTTTCTTGACTGGGTCTGCTGACAACTCTGTTCGAGTGACATCTATATTGTAA
- the LOC118057199 gene encoding uncharacterized protein isoform X1: protein MIKCCIGSLFIIKCCYCLNCEEVFLTKPRIPALLKISSDKNTVNHLKKDIKQLNLKLSQLQALLEEKEALICRLRSSAGNTPSTLGTSVGQANSITSSSGMDEENFILSVSDKEIDVPGTLGLGERELNPERAVGEPAKNVSRPRNGSSYISDIDIESGKSDVSHMNCDNSYKDDGCQMQGEEEFPEVKVDFQETFLGHTSAISRCRFSASGNNIASASVDGTVRIWTYDSSTSASRNATIYCGAEIMSLDWECKSDRLLLIGTADGGIKAWNVDAKRVVCDLSTSEAFPSVLDLKCSPVEPIFVSAAASRRHGSNYIESLGFASLTVWNMKTWRAMSALPLGEDPPAITSLSFNHNGKILAAAATDGMIHIFDMAAGLQITGWPAHDTAISSILFGPDETSIFSLGSDGKIFEWSLQNQGHILWSRNDARFCDPGTSKHCRHEMALDANGRKLLVTSGSVRAPIYQVRGYTNGLKTLPHSAAITTVDWHPTLPIFLTGSADNSVRVTSIL from the exons ATGATCAAATGTTGCATTGGTTCTCTGTTCATAATAAAGTGTTGTTACTGTTTGAACTGTGAAGAAGTTTTCTTAACTAAGCCACGCATCCCTGCGCTGTTGAAGATAAGTTCAGATAAAAACACTGTCAACCAtctaaaaaaagatatcaagcAGCTTAATCTTAAACTATCTCAACTTCAGGCTTTATTGGAGGAGAAAGAGGCTTTGATATGCCGGTTAAGGAG TAGTGCTGGTAATACTCCATCAACATTGGGAACAAGTGTGGGACAAGCTAACAGTATAACTTCATCTAGTGGCATGgatgaagaaaattttattttatctgtaAGTGACAAGGAAATTGACGTTCCTGGAACCCTGGGTCTAGGAGAAAGAGAGCTCAATCCAGAACGGGCTGTTGGGGAACCTGCCAAAAATGTGTCCAGGCCCCGGAATGGCTCAAGCTATATTTCTGATATTGACATTGAAAGTGGTAAAAGTGATGTCAGTCATATGAACTGTGATAACTCTTATAAAG ATGATGGTTGCCAGATGCAGGGTGAAGAAGAATTCCCAGAAGTGAAAGTGGACTTCCAG GAGACATTTTTAGGCCACACAAGTGCAATCAGTCGTTGCCGCTTTTCTGCCTCTGGCAACAATATAGCTAGTGCTTCTGTTGATGGCACAGTCAG GATATGGACATATGACTCATCAACTTCAGCATCAAGAAATGCAACCATATATTGCGGGGCGGAGATTATGTCTCTTGACTGGGAATGCAAATCTGACCGCTTG CTTCTCATAGGCACCGCTGATGGAGGAATCAAAGCATGGAATGTTGATGCAAAGAGAGTTGTCTGTGATCTGAGCACAAGTGAAGCATTTCCCAG TGTCCTGGATCTAAAGTGCAGCCCTGTAGAACCAATTTTTGTTTCTGCAGCAGCTTCTAGAAg GCATGGCTCAAACTATATTGAAAGTTTGGGATTTGCTTCATTAACTGTATGGAACATGAAGACATGGAGAGCAATG TCAGCTCTACCTCTTGGTGAAGATCCTCCAGCAATTACTTCCTTAAGCTTCAATCACAACGGAAAGATTTTAGCAGCTGCTGCAACTGATGGAATGATCCACATTTTTG ACATGGCTGCTGGTCTACAAATTACTGGGTGGCCTGCACATGATACTGCTATAAGCTCAATTCTTTTTGGACCTGATGAGACAAGTATTTTCAGCTTGGGTTCAGATGGGAag ATATTTGAATGGAGTTTGCAAAACCAAGGTCATATCCTTTGGTCGAGGAATGATGCCAG GTTCTGTGACCCAGGGACCTCAAAACATTGTAGACATGAAATGGCTTTGGATGCAAATGGAAGGAAACTATTGGTAACATCTGGTTCAGTAAGAGCACCCATATATCAG GTTCGAGGGTATACGAATGGTCTTAAAACTCTTCCACACAGTGCAGCTATAACAACAGTGGATTGGCACCCGACTTTACCCATTTTCTTGACTGGGTCTGCTGACAACTCTGTTCGAGTGACATCTATATTGTAA